One genomic segment of Tursiops truncatus isolate mTurTru1 chromosome 4, mTurTru1.mat.Y, whole genome shotgun sequence includes these proteins:
- the ZNF654 gene encoding zinc finger protein 654 isoform X5 — protein MLALQLCESFLIPQLQNGDMYCIWELIFIWSKLQLKSNPSKQVFVDQCYQLLRTATNVRVIFPFMKIIKDEVEEEGLQICVEICGCALQLDLHDDPKTKCLIYKTIAHFLPNDLEILRICALSIFFLERSLEAYHTVEELYKRPDEEYNEGTSSVQNRVRFELLPILKKGLFFDPEFWNFIMIKKNCVALLSDKSAVRFLNESTLENSTGNVKKAVEQQGLDEGLDSLTDQSTGELDPDDISGVQPKGHINAKKNLTALNASRVDHNVPRHRCMLCNKEFLGGHIVRHAQAHQKKGSFSCVICGRKFRNRGLMQKHLKNHVKKIQRQQLAAAQQEDRENPALEEINCSDTFISFENGKSDNKDLEVETITRSSDGNKDVIPSHVGEFIEIPGSVSEDVIENITENGNPDTSLNNVSEPLPVCVDDYEEEEDEEGDYEEDDYDLNQETSVLHKINGTVCHPKDIYATDQEGNFKCPALGCVRIFKRIGFLNKHARTVHPTDLNVRQTVMKWSKGKCKFCQRQFEDSQHFIDHLNRHSYPNVYFCLHFNCNESFKLPIQLAQHTKSHRIFQAQCSFPECHELFEDLPLLYEHEAQHYLSKTPESSAQPSEAILWDVLTDSKSNHQEKDSSSNEKQTVSLPVSTSKSRKDPTEPKTCIESMEKKDRLVQNGNEHSDHTVSDISLTDQKMPDIEPNSENNCISDLVNGHSGIEQTPLVSSDPALKIDTNRIRTENGSILPSVVPQEHSTLPVPQAPSKPNQTSEHTSYGLILTKPYVRPLPPSYLDERYLSMPKRRKFLTDRVDACSDQDNVCKKSVKRLRCGKCLTTYCNAEALEAHLAQKKCQTLFGFDSDDESKSSVFSAGISVEIENAIDLCKVKKINIYITQIIKHYPIHYFL, from the coding sequence gttGAAGAAGAAGGCTTACAAATTTGTGTTGAAATATGTGGTTGTGCTCTACAGCTAGACCTTCATGATGATCCTAAAACTAAATGTCTAATTTATAAAACAATTGCACATTTTTTGCCAAATGATTTGGAGATTCTCAGGATTTGTGCACtctcaatattttttcttgagcGCTCCTTGGAAGCTTATCATACTGTTGAAGAGCTTTACAAACGTCCAGATGAAGAATATAATGAAGGCACAAGTAGTGTTCAAAATCGTGTTCGTTTTGAATTACTTCCAATTTTGAAAAAGGGATTGTTTTTTGATCCTGAATTCTGGAACTTCATAATGATTAAGAAAAACTGTGTAGCGTTACTGAGTGATAAATCAGCAGTTAGATTTCTAAATGAAAGTACACTGGAAAATTCTACAGGTAATGTAAAAAAGGCAGTGGAACAGCAAGGTTTAGATGAAGGACTTGACTCTCTTACAGATCAGAGCACTGGAGAGCTTGATCCTGATGATATATCTGGAGTGCAACCAAAAGGTCAtattaatgcaaagaaaaacCTCACAGCTCTTAATGCTTCCAGAGTAGATCACAATGTCCCAAGGCATCGGTGTATGTTATGTAACAAGGAATTTCTAGGTGGTCACATTGTACGGCATGCCCAGGCTCATCAGAAAAAGGGCAGTTTTTCATGTGTGATATGtggtagaaaatttagaaacagaGGACTTATGCAGAAGCATTTAAAGAATCATGTTAAGAAAATACAGAGACAGCAACTTGCTGCAGCTCAACAGGAGGATCGGGAAAATCCTGCTTTGGAAGAAATAAATTGTTCTGAtactttcatttcatttgaaaatgggaAGTCTGATAATAAGGATTTGGAAGTAGAGACTATTACCCGTTCCAGTGATGGAAACAAAGATGTCATCCCTTCACATGTGGGTGAATTCATTGAAATTCCTGGAAGTGTATCGGAAGATGTTATTGAAAATATTACTGAAAATGGCAATCCTGATACTTCTTTAAATAATGTCTCAGAGCCATTACCTGTATGTGTGGATGACTATGAGGAGGAAGAAGACGAAGAAGGTGATTATGAAGAAGATGATTACGACTTGAATCAGGAAACTTCAGTACTTCATAAAATCAATGGAACCGTGTGCCATCCAAAAGACATATATGCGACAGATCAAGAAGGAAACTTTAAGTGCCCCGCTCTTGGCTGTGTCAGGATATTTAAAAGAATTGGATTTCTAAATAAGCATGCAAGGACTGTACATCCAACTGATTTAAATGTGCGGCAAACAGTAATGAAGTGGagcaaaggaaaatgcaaattttgtCAAAGGCAGTTTGAAGATTCTCAACATTTTATAGATCACCTTAATAGACACAGCTATCCAAATGTGtacttttgtttgcattttaattgCAATGAGTCATTTAAGCTGCCAATCCAACTTGCTCAGCACACAAAAAGTCACAGGATATTTCAAGCTCAGTGTAGTTTTCCAGAATGCCATGAGCTTTTTGAAGATCTTCCTCTGCTATATGAACATGAAGCTCAGCACTATTTAAGTAAAACACCAGAATCATCTGCACAACCAAGTGAAGCAATTCTTTGGGATGTTCTTACAGACTCAAAAtctaatcatcaggaaaaagacTCATCTAGTAATGAGAAACAAACTGTTAGTCTACCAGTTTCTACTAGCAAATCAAGGAAAGATCCTACAGAACCAAAGACATGTATAGAAAGTATGGAAAAGAAAGACCGTTTAGTTCAGAATGGAAATGAACATTCTGATCACACTGTTTCTGATATAAGCTTGACAGACCAAAAGATGCCTGACATAGAGccaaattctgaaaataattgtATTAGTGATTTAGTCAATGGACACAGTGGAATAGAGCAAACACCTTTAGTTTCCTCAGATCCTGCTTTGAAAATTGATACAAATAGAATCAGGACAGAAAACGGTTCCATTTTACCTAGTGTTGTACCACAAGAACACAGTACCCTGCCAGTACCTCAGGCACCTTCCAAACCAAATCAGACGAGTGAACATACTTCATATGGCTTAATTTTAACAAAGCCATATGTCAGACCATTGCCTCCCAGTTACCTTGATGAACGGTACCTTAGTATGCCAAAACGCAGAAAATTTCTGACTGATAGGGTAGATGCCTGTTCTGATCAAGATAACGTTTgtaaaaaatcagtgaaaagaTTAAGATGTGGCAAATGCCTGACCACCTACTGTAATGCAGAAGCACTTGAGGCTCACCTTGCACAAAAGAAATGTCAGACACTCTTTGGATTTGATTCAGATGATGAAAGTAAGTCTTCTGTCTTCTCAGCAGGTATAtctgtagaaatagaaaatgccATAGATCTttgtaaggttaaaaaaattaacatttatataacaCAGATAATAAAGCACTACCCcatacattatttcctttaa